The Terriglobus roseus sequence CACGCTCATCAGCCGTAGGAATGTGCGTATGCGTTCCCAGAACAGCCGTCACGCGACCGTCCAAATACCAGCCCATCGCCACCTTTTCGCTCGATGCCTCCGCGTGGAAGTCGACAAGTATCACCTTCGCCTTGATGGACGAGAGGATTTCATCCGCCTTCCGGAAGGGGTCGTCGTTTTGCTGCATGAAGACCCGCCCCTGAAGATTCACCACGGCGTAAGTCTGGCCCGTGGGAAGCTCACTCTCGAAGAAGCCGAATCCCGGCGTCTTCGGAGCGAAGTTCGCTGGTCGCAGGATACGCCGCGGCCGCCCGGTCGAGTCGGCAGGAACCTTTAGGTAGTCCAGCAGTTCTTTCTTGTCCCAGAAGTGGTTGCCGGTAGTAATGACGTCCGCGCCGAGGTCGAAGATGTCATCCGCGATGGACGGCGTGATTCCAAAGCCGCCTGCGGCGTTCTCGCCATTGATGACGCAGAGGTCGATGTGGTTGGACTCAAGAACATGGCCGATGTGCTCGGCAACGATGCGACGGCCGGCCGATCCAAAGATGTCGCCGACGAAAAGAATATTCACTGTTCTAGGGTAACAAGCGGGAGGGGCACCGACGCCGTGAGACGGCGACTTAGTGTTGCTCGCTATCCTGCTTCTCCGTGAGAGCGAATGCGACGATGGTGGTTCCGGCTAAGCCTATCTCGTCATCCAGCGCGGATTCGAGCAGAGGATCGGGCAGATGGAGTTCCGCGGCCGCGACAGCTTCCTTGGGTGCGCCGACAAAACAAAGCTCGCAGACACCGTACACCCCGTCTGCCGTCTGTACCGGCGGACCAAAGGTGCGGCAAGTCATCGGCCGATATGCGTACAAATCACACGTGCCGGTTGCTGGATCCAGAACGGGGCACACTTCGTCATTGGCGAAGTCTTCGAAACGTTCAAGGGAGTCTTCATCCTCGAAGATAATGCCTGTCTCCGAGTCTCCCGGAAAATCAGCCGAAAGTCTTGCGACGCTCTCTCGGACACGAGCGCGAAGCACCGCGGCCTTTTCCGGATTGGATCTGGTGAGTGATTTAAGGCCCTCACGCAGTCGCTCGGTGTCGAGTGGAGCAATGCGGAAGACGCCAGAACAGCACTGATCGCAGCCAGGTCGGCATGCGAGCCAGTGCCCGCTTCGTACCGCCGCATCTGCAAGCGCGGCGTCCATGATCTTTACGAGTTCGCGGTCGCCGTCTGGGAGCATCTTGATCGAGGGTAGCAAGGTTGCGCGTCTGCGCAATGCGACGGCGCTTTGCGCTTAGTCCTTTTACCAAGACAGGGCGGCATGGACGGAGGCCCAATTCGTGGTGTCGCTGCACGGGGTGGACCACTCATGCACTCTCTCCGCGCATGAGTGGGACATTCCCGAAGCTCGACCGGACTAGTTTGCGCGCAGTTCGTCGAGCGGTTTTCCAAAGACACGCTCAAAAATCGCGGGCACATTCTCAAGACGGCGGTTTACATCGAAGGCACGCACAATGCGCTCGGGCGGCAGCAGCGCCGTGATGTGCGGGTCGGAGGCGACAAGATCTTTGAAGACCAGGTCTTCCTTCCACGCCTTCATCGCCAGAGTCTGCACGGTCTTGTAGGCATCCTCACGGGACATCCCGGCCTCGGCCAGGTCAAGAAGCAACTGGCCACTGAACACAAGTCCGCCGGTCAGATTCAGGTTCTTGAGCATGCGCTCCGGGTAGACCATCAGCTTGTCGATAAGATTGGTCGTCTTCGAGAGCATGTAGTCCGCAAGCGTAGTCGTGTCGGGCAGGATAACGCGCTCCGCCGAAGAGTGCGAGATGTCACGCTCATGCCACAGGGCTACGTCTTCAAGTGCCACTTGAGAGTTTGCGCGCATCACGCGCGCCAAGCCGCAGATGTTTTCGCATGTGATCGGGTTGCGCTTGTGAGGCATAGCGCTGGAACCCTTCTGCTTCTCGCTGAAGAACTCCTCCGCCTCGCGAACTTCGGTACGCTGCAGATGACGGACCTCCGTGGCAATGCGGTCCAGCGAAGACGCCATGACCGAAAGCGCACCGATATAGGCGGCGTGGCGATCACGCTGCAGAACCTGCGTGCTGACCAGCGCGGTATCGATACCCAGGCGTTTGCAGATCTCCTCTTCCAGCGCGGGCGTCACGGTGCCGTAGCTACCCACAGCGCCGGAGAGCTTGCCCACATTCATGCCTGCAGCGGCGGCATCGAAGCGGACAATGTTCCGTTCACACTCGGTGTGCCATAGCAAGAGCTTCAGGCCGAAGGTCGTCGGTTCTGCGTGCACGCCGTGGGTACGGCCGATGCAGGGCGTGAGCGCGAACTCGATGGCGCGGCGCTTCAGGACCGCCGAGAGCGCGTGCAAACCGTCGCGGATCATGCTGGACGCCTCACGCAGCAGCAGTGCCTGCGCTGTGTCCACTACGTCAGTCGACGTCAGACCGAAGTGCAGCCAGCGGGCTTCCGGGCCGACCTTCTCGGCGACTGCGGTGGTGAAGGCGATGACGTCATGACGCGTCTGCTGCTCAATCTCGAGGATGCGTGCAATGTCGAAATCACCCCGCGCGCGAATGGCTTTTGCGGCGTCCTGCGGCACGATGCCGGCGTCTGCAAGCACCTCACTGGCAGTAGCTTCCACTTCAAGCCAGGCACGGAATTTCGACTCGTCGGACCATAGCTTGCGCATGGCTGGGCGTGTGTAGCGATCGATCAAGGTAACGTCTCCAGGAGTGCGCACGGCGAGGTAGGACTGCAGTGACGCGATAGACTTAAGTCTAATGGAAGCTGGAAGTAGCCAAGCCGCCGCATCGCTGCCGCCGACGCCGGCACAGGCTTCGCGGCGCAGATTGATGATTCGCGACGGCCTGAAGTTCCTCATGCTGACGCTGGTTGCCGTTGCCCTGAGCGGAGTTACGACCTTCCTCTTCCGTTCCTTCGAATCGCGCCGTGAACAACTCGCTACGCGATGGGCGCAGCGGGGGCGCGACGCCATGCAACACGGGCATGCGGAGCAGGCCGTGACCGCACTTCGTGTCTCGCTCTCCTACCGTCCGGATGACTATGAGAATCAGCTTGCGCTGGCCGATGCACTCGCTGCGGGCGGGCATGTGAACGAGGCGGAGACCTACTTCCTGAATCTGTGGCAGTCGCGTCCGGGCGATGGCCCGATCAACCTTCAATTGGCGCGCTTGGAGCGGTCGCGAGGCCGCGCTCTGCAGGCGATCGACTACTACCGTGCGGCGGTCTTCGGGACATGGGCAGGGGATGCGCCGGCAAGGCGGAGGGACACGCGCCTGGAGATGTCGCGCTATCTGGTGGAGCACGGTGAGCCATTGGCAGCACAGGCTGAGTTGCTGATAGCCGCCGGCAATAATCCAGACCCGGCCACCCAGCTTTCGATTGCTGAGGTCCTTGAGTCCGCCGGTGATAACAAGGATGCGCTGACTGCTTATCGCAACGCTGAGGCGGGGGATCTGGGGGCGACGGCCCAGGCGAAGGCCGGTGAGCTCTGCTTCCGGGCCGGAGACTACGCGTGTGCCGAGGAGTCGTTGGAGAAGGCCTTGCGGTCAAAGAACTGGACCTCGGAGCAGCACGATCGGCTAAGTGGTCTGCACGAGGATGCGGCACGACTTGTGGAACTTGCTTTTTCGCCCGATGCCGCGCCAACTCTGCGCGTTTCGCACCTTTTGAGCGATGTCAGGATCGCTATGAATCGATTCAAAATGTGCGCCGATCCGAGTTTGCCCCCTTTGCAGGCGCAATGGAAGTCACTCGACACGGTCCACAACCGGGCTGCACTGCGTCATGACGACGACCTGCAGGCCCAATACGGGAATCTGATCTTTCAGACCGAGACGGCTACCGCAAAAGCCTGTGGCGCGCCCAAGGGTGATGACGCGCTGCTGCTCCACTTGCTGGACCATCCCTTGACCCGCATTGGAGCCCCTCAGGGATGAGTCACACCCCCGCACTAATTTCGAACAACACGGAGACACGGGCCGAATCTTCTCCCATGCGTGAGGAGCGGCTTTTCCTTCTGCTGTCGATCTTTATTGGCATCATCTCCGGCCTGGTCGTCGTTTCGTTTCGCATGGCCATTGAGTGGCTTACGGTACTGCTTCAGGGTTCGGCGCCTGCGGCACATCAATTGCGACTGGTCATCGTTCCGGGCGTGGTCGGGATCGTCCTCGGCGTCATGATTCGCTACGTCTTTCCGGACGTGCGCGGATCGGGTGTGAACCAGACGAAGGCCGCGCTGTACATCCACAACGGCTATATCTCCACCAAGACGATGATCGGTAAATTCCTGCTGGCCGCGCTGTCCATCGGCTCCGGACAGTCACTCGGGCCGGAGGATCCTTCGCTGCACTTTGGTGCTGGCGTTGCTTCGCGGATCGGTCGCTATATGGGCTTGTCGCGCGAACGGATGCGGCTCTTCGCGCCGGTGGGTGCTGCTGCGGGACTTGCTGCTGCGTTTAATGCGCCCATCTCTGCTGTTCTGCTGGTCATTGAGGAGGTTATCGGACAGTGGACGGCGGCGATCCTAGGATCGATCGTGCTCTCGGCGGTGTCCGCGGTTGTTGTGGCGCGGTGGTTCTGGGGACCGCAGCCCATGTTCCGCATTCCGCCCGTGACGCTGCGCGATCCGCGAGAGCTGCTGGCGTACGCAGTGCTTGGCGTTGTCGGTGGGTTCGCATCGCTGGCACT is a genomic window containing:
- the purB gene encoding adenylosuccinate lyase — translated: MIDRYTRPAMRKLWSDESKFRAWLEVEATASEVLADAGIVPQDAAKAIRARGDFDIARILEIEQQTRHDVIAFTTAVAEKVGPEARWLHFGLTSTDVVDTAQALLLREASSMIRDGLHALSAVLKRRAIEFALTPCIGRTHGVHAEPTTFGLKLLLWHTECERNIVRFDAAAAGMNVGKLSGAVGSYGTVTPALEEEICKRLGIDTALVSTQVLQRDRHAAYIGALSVMASSLDRIATEVRHLQRTEVREAEEFFSEKQKGSSAMPHKRNPITCENICGLARVMRANSQVALEDVALWHERDISHSSAERVILPDTTTLADYMLSKTTNLIDKLMVYPERMLKNLNLTGGLVFSGQLLLDLAEAGMSREDAYKTVQTLAMKAWKEDLVFKDLVASDPHITALLPPERIVRAFDVNRRLENVPAIFERVFGKPLDELRAN
- a CDS encoding TIGR00282 family metallophosphoesterase, with product MNILFVGDIFGSAGRRIVAEHIGHVLESNHIDLCVINGENAAGGFGITPSIADDIFDLGADVITTGNHFWDKKELLDYLKVPADSTGRPRRILRPANFAPKTPGFGFFESELPTGQTYAVVNLQGRVFMQQNDDPFRKADEILSSIKAKVILVDFHAEASSEKVAMGWYLDGRVTAVLGTHTHIPTADERVLPGGTAFQTDVGMSGPYDSVIGVEKEAVLERFLTGQPTKFEAAKGNPKMCAAVIECDGATGRAYRIKRIMLGE
- a CDS encoding tetratricopeptide repeat protein, giving the protein MEAGSSQAAASLPPTPAQASRRRLMIRDGLKFLMLTLVAVALSGVTTFLFRSFESRREQLATRWAQRGRDAMQHGHAEQAVTALRVSLSYRPDDYENQLALADALAAGGHVNEAETYFLNLWQSRPGDGPINLQLARLERSRGRALQAIDYYRAAVFGTWAGDAPARRRDTRLEMSRYLVEHGEPLAAQAELLIAAGNNPDPATQLSIAEVLESAGDNKDALTAYRNAEAGDLGATAQAKAGELCFRAGDYACAEESLEKALRSKNWTSEQHDRLSGLHEDAARLVELAFSPDAAPTLRVSHLLSDVRIAMNRFKMCADPSLPPLQAQWKSLDTVHNRAALRHDDDLQAQYGNLIFQTETATAKACGAPKGDDALLLHLLDHPLTRIGAPQG
- a CDS encoding YkgJ family cysteine cluster protein, whose product is MLPDGDRELVKIMDAALADAAVRSGHWLACRPGCDQCCSGVFRIAPLDTERLREGLKSLTRSNPEKAAVLRARVRESVARLSADFPGDSETGIIFEDEDSLERFEDFANDEVCPVLDPATGTCDLYAYRPMTCRTFGPPVQTADGVYGVCELCFVGAPKEAVAAAELHLPDPLLESALDDEIGLAGTTIVAFALTEKQDSEQH